From the genome of Paracidovorax avenae:
GGACGACGCGGACCGGGCATGCCGGGCTGGCTGGACCTGGAGCCGCCGTGCGGCCGCAGGAGCGCCAGGGCGGTTACTTCATCACACTGCGCGCCGCGCCCACGCCGAGCACGGCCAGCACGATGAAGATGACCGCGACCACGAGGAACAGGAAGAACAGGATCTTGGCGATGCCCGCCGCGCCCGCGGCCACGCCGCTGAAGCCGAGCGCGCCGGCGATGAGGGAGATGATGGCGAAAATGATGGCGTACTTCAGCATGGTGTCGCTCCGTTGACG
Proteins encoded in this window:
- a CDS encoding DUF1328 domain-containing protein translates to MLKYAIIFAIISLIAGALGFSGVAAGAAGIAKILFFLFLVVAVIFIVLAVLGVGAARSVMK